One part of the Bombus terrestris chromosome 13, iyBomTerr1.2, whole genome shotgun sequence genome encodes these proteins:
- the LOC100643625 gene encoding pyridoxine/pyridoxamine 5'-phosphate oxidase isoform X1: protein MLFSCMANIGPVNTLLRRAIARIQIGINRLGGIRNMESKKGSDLSDVAKIEELVDHPVELFRIWRDEARRYDATLVDICCLSTVSKDCKVSARNIVLREFDNDGFVIVTDSRSKKIDNIVSLHENFTNNVPYAAMCFLWYHVNEQQQKIMKQVRVEGTMKRLERESFKHLYDREPLFCKIRSHVCNQGRDVDWEELKQRHDEILDSVRRGENDLPMPDHFVGYKLFPTMMEFYFGRDYLIADRILYQKNASNDSWENRHIAA, encoded by the exons ATGCTCTTCAGTTGCATGGCAAACATTGGTCCAGTGAATACGTTGTTACGACGGGCAATAGCGCGTATACAGATTGGAATTAACCGGCTCGGTGGCATTAGAAATATG GAATCGAAGAAAGGGTCGGATCTTTCGGACGTGGCAAAAATCGAGGAGTTGGTCGATCACCCGGTTGAGTTGTTCAGAATTTGGCGCGACGAGGCACGCAGATACGATGCAACGCTGGTGGACATTTGCTGTTTGTCCACCGTTTCGAA AGATTGTAAGGTGTCTGCGAGGAACATCGTTCTGCGAGAATTCGATAACGATGGTTTCGTAATTGTAACGGACAGTCGCAGCAAGAAAATCGACAATATAGTAAGCCTGCatgaaaattttaca AACAATGTTCCATACGCTGCCATGTGTTTCCTTTGGTATCATGTAAACGAACAGCAGCAAAAGATCATGAAACAA GTGAGAGTAGAAGGTACCATGAAGAGATTAGAGAGAGAAAGTTTCAAGCATCTATACGACAGAGAGCCATTGTTTTGCAAGATACGATCCCACGTATGCAATCAAGGACGCGATGTCGATTGGGAAGAACTGAAGCAGCGACACGATGAAATATTAGACTCGGTTCGTAGAGGGGAGAATGATTTGCCGATGCCGGATCATTT CGTTGGATATAAACTCTTTCCGACGATGATGGAATTTTATTTCGGGAGGGATTATCTAATAGCTGATCGTATTTTATATCAGAAAAATGCATCGAACGATTCCTGGGAGAATCGTCATATAGCTGCATAA
- the LOC100643625 gene encoding pyridoxine/pyridoxamine 5'-phosphate oxidase isoform X2: MLFSCMANIGPVNTLLRRAIARIQIGINRLGGIRNMESKKGSDLSDVAKIEELVDHPVELFRIWRDEARRYDATLVDICCLSTVSKDCKVSARNIVLREFDNDGFVIVTDSRSKKIDNINNVPYAAMCFLWYHVNEQQQKIMKQVRVEGTMKRLERESFKHLYDREPLFCKIRSHVCNQGRDVDWEELKQRHDEILDSVRRGENDLPMPDHFVGYKLFPTMMEFYFGRDYLIADRILYQKNASNDSWENRHIAA, encoded by the exons ATGCTCTTCAGTTGCATGGCAAACATTGGTCCAGTGAATACGTTGTTACGACGGGCAATAGCGCGTATACAGATTGGAATTAACCGGCTCGGTGGCATTAGAAATATG GAATCGAAGAAAGGGTCGGATCTTTCGGACGTGGCAAAAATCGAGGAGTTGGTCGATCACCCGGTTGAGTTGTTCAGAATTTGGCGCGACGAGGCACGCAGATACGATGCAACGCTGGTGGACATTTGCTGTTTGTCCACCGTTTCGAA AGATTGTAAGGTGTCTGCGAGGAACATCGTTCTGCGAGAATTCGATAACGATGGTTTCGTAATTGTAACGGACAGTCGCAGCAAGAAAATCGACAATATA AACAATGTTCCATACGCTGCCATGTGTTTCCTTTGGTATCATGTAAACGAACAGCAGCAAAAGATCATGAAACAA GTGAGAGTAGAAGGTACCATGAAGAGATTAGAGAGAGAAAGTTTCAAGCATCTATACGACAGAGAGCCATTGTTTTGCAAGATACGATCCCACGTATGCAATCAAGGACGCGATGTCGATTGGGAAGAACTGAAGCAGCGACACGATGAAATATTAGACTCGGTTCGTAGAGGGGAGAATGATTTGCCGATGCCGGATCATTT CGTTGGATATAAACTCTTTCCGACGATGATGGAATTTTATTTCGGGAGGGATTATCTAATAGCTGATCGTATTTTATATCAGAAAAATGCATCGAACGATTCCTGGGAGAATCGTCATATAGCTGCATAA